The genomic segment gctGCTCTGACTTCTATCCCCACAGACTTTTCTGGCCTTTTCTTGAATTTCATGGAAATGGAATCATAGAGCAAGTACCCTTACATTTTTCTACTTACATTTTGCTGCCTGTGAAGTTGCCTAAATCAGAAATACAGTCCCAGTTTGAGTAGAATCCACGGTTTGAGAAAGAGACAAcggtttatccattctcctgccGATGGCTGTTAGGGTTGGTTACATTTTGTGtgtctattatgaataaaactgcgctgaacatgtttttttaaaaaaaaaaaaaaagacggccTTTAAAGAAATTGAGATGTTTGTTCATCATTCAAAAAGTGTTAATAATTCACATGAggttcaaataaaaataaaaataaaggaacagatCGGGCTTCATAGTGACCAATTCTATGCAAATCCCATTTAAAACTCTTAAATGGGCGAAATAGGAGTGCAgtattttctctctgaaaaatactttgtgttttctcggtaatattttcttcaaattcttcCTGCATTTTATCATTGTAATGCCATAATAAAAGATAAGTTAATGCCAAGCCACTCAATTGCATGATTTTGGATGTCCCTATCTATTAAGCATGTGCAAGAAAATGTGACAACTTCTCAGTGAGTTTACAGGCTCCATGGACAGTGTCAGGTGTGTACATGCAAACAGGTATGAACATGTAAGGATGCAGGTAAGACACTCACAACCAGGAAACGGACTGCCTGCAGAGCACATGTCAAAGTAGGGCTGAATTCCCAAaaggtcctttctctttttttggctttttgccttttctagggccactcctgcggcatgtggaagtgcccaggccaggggtccaatcagagccgcagccaccggcctacgccagccagagtcacagcaacgcgggatctgagccgcagctgcaacatgcaccacagctcacggcaacaccgtatcccaaacccaccgggcaaggccagggatcgaacccgcaatctcatggtccctagtcggattccttaaccactgagccacgacgggaactccggtcctTTCTTTCAGCGAGAAAGACAATCATTTTCTTTCACCATCTGCCAGCCTGTGTGAACTCCGATGGCCTTTGGGGCCTAAGGGAGCgggtgaagaggagttcccaaagGGCAGAGCCCCTGAGGCTCTGCAGTTATAACCACCCGGGTAGTCAGCAACTTTGCAAGCTCCAGTGTGAGTGGAGCCAGACAGACCCCCATCTTCACATCCTCGGCGAGTGAGTCTGGGTGACGGGTGCCCGGGAGGCAGCTATTCTGAGATTgaccaggaggcaggagggaccTGCCTCATCCCTGGAGATCTGTGTCCTTCTCCACTGCTGAGTCAGTGCTGCTGAGACCATCTGAAGGCAGGATTTTGGATACTGCTTCCTATCTCAGGCGAGTGGGCACGGGGTGAAGCCTGTGTTCAGAGAATTCTCTGACCCTTTGCACAGTGGTGACAGAGATGCAGAGGAGTGGGAGTTTGTCTGTGGGAGATTAGCGGGTGGGGGGAGCTGAAAGTGCCTCATCTGGAGCCCAGGTATGAAAATATGGGCATTTCTATGAGGAACACGGAAACTGGGGGCAAAGCCTTTGCCCGCAAATGCTGGGCTCCTGGGGCGGGAATGGAGTCTGTTGCACATAACATAGCAGGTTGAAGACAGAGTGCACACCCGGGGACCGTGGCGAGTCAGAAAGAAGATCCTCAGATTTCGGCTCATTTCCAAAAAGCCACAGCTGCCCCAGCCAGAAAACGATGTCAGAAGATCAATGAGGCACCTGTCTGGATGGATGCCCTTGGTCACATGCCTAACTGCCCTTTGGAGAGGTGTCTGACAGGTCTGTCTGAGTCTGGGGAGGTAGTTGGTCTCTAACAAGCTTCCGCTTCTTAAAGCAGAGCTTCCCAGTGCTGCGCTGTGGGCCAACCTGCCGGGGCAAAGCTTGGCGGCTGGGTCTCCGCCTCAGCCTTGGATCATCCGCCTTCTCGGGCTTCGTCCTCACCTGGCTGGAACCAGTAACAATTGGCTCCAGGTCCTCACCCCGGGCTGCCACTGGCAAGTTCTGACTGCAAACACAGATggaaagaggagaagggagagctTGATGCTTCCTTCCTCGACCTCGGAGGCTGAGTAGGTGGTGCAAGGCTTCTTGAATGGCCCATGGATGGAAGAGCTTTTAGGAACAAACATTCCAGAGAAAAGCAGAGTCGGTGAGTGGGGGAGAGAGACCAAACAATCCTCTAGCATTGTTCTTAGAAATTTCACTCTCCAGTTAGAAGCCATTATCCCCAAACTCTTCTAGAAACCGAATCATGCCTCTTCGCCAGGCTCCCCCGTGGATACACGCACGTCTGAACCACCAGTTGGCTGTACCCTCTGAAGGTCATTCCAAGCTTTTCCCTGCTCTGTGCAGAGAATTCTTATTTCTTTCGGGATGTCCTTTGAAATCCCTAAATGATAAAGCTTCTCGAGGGTAGTGAGATTTGGGACCATGACTTGTAAGACTTAAATGTGACACTTTTGCAGAGTAAGATCAGAGGATGAGATGAGCAAAGGCCAACTGACAAAAAAAGGCAGGAGGTGGTGTTTAAAGGGGACTTTAGGAGTTCCACAGCCTGAAGTTGTACAAGGTGTGGATACAGCAAAGCTCACAGGACTTCCATCACTGCAGCAAGTGGTGGGCTTCGTGGGTTTTATGCCTCGAATGTAGAAGCCAATGAATGCAttccaagaggaagagggagagcaaAGTGAGTTGAATGCACGGAGTGCCCAGAACATGGAGAAGGTCCTTTGGCCACAGCTCAACACTGGAAGTTGTATTTCTATGGACTCTTATCTTAATGACACCCTGTACTTTCATTAACGCTCACTCTTGGTGGGCAACTCCACCCGGCAAAGCCCTGAACTGCTAGACAAGATGAACTAAGTTGCGATGAAGAGGGTGAGGTAtgaattagggggaaaaaaacagaaataatgtgACCATGAAGTTGCTTTAGAATTTTTATTGACTCCTGAGGGGTTGCCACTTAGAGGGCAAACCCAAGAAAACAGTAATAAGAGTCGCTACATGAGTCATAAAGGACAGAACCTCTAAAATTCATCCCCAAACTGTCAACGTCTTTGCTAAGTGTATTCTGCTATGAGCAAGAGAAGAAGAATTGGAAGACCACCTGAATCTCTTCTGAAGGTCAGGTGGGCAGGCCGTGCCAGGCAGGCACCGGCTGGACAGGACGCTTTGCCTGGGGAAGCTGAGGACCAGGAGACTGGGGGCGGGCCCGCCTCCCTCCTCTGAGAGCCAGCCCAGGCTCCTAACCGGGACCCTCTGAGGAGGAGCCTCCGGGAGCTGCTGGATGAGCAGGGCTGGAACTGCATTGGGACCACAGAAATCGGAACTGGAAACGAAAACACGATTTGAacctcaacaaaaacaaaagtaggtTCCTACTGGCATGAACATAGCGCTCAGTTCTGGGCCCGCGGTGGCATTAAAGCCTCCTTTCCAtcatccccctgcctccccccaaagctctctctcctccaccagtTCGAGTCTCAGAACTAGTAATTTTGTCATGAGtaaggtttgttttttaaagaataattttgctGAGGAAAGCTCGTCATCATAGAATTAGCTATGAGCGCCAGAGCGAACCTCGAGCCTAGAAGTCACGCAAATCTAACACACTGGATTAGAATTACACAGGACTAGGGTGAGCCTAATGCTGTATGAAAGGTTATGATTTTGAAAATCAGTTCTCTTGTTTGTAACGTGGTGATAATATTTAATCTCCCAGGAAGGTGAACGATTACAGGAAATGAAGCCCTAGACGTTAGGGAACAATTCCCACGAGGTGGTAGGAGTTCAGAAACTACACCGCATGTTATTTTATATCATGTTAGCGAACCTGGTGGGACATAAAGAGGGCAGTTCCTAAACGCCTGAGAAAAGTTTCTAAACTCATGAGACAGCACTTTAACAGAGACCCCCGGTCAGTGTAGACAGATTTGAATGCAGTGGGCCACGCGATTGAAGGACCCCAGGACGACCTGACCTGTGTGTTCTGCCAGGCTACAGCCTTCTTTGGACTCCGTCACGACTCAGGCGGAGGAGAGCCTTAGATCCTTCCTCTAGTGTAAATGAGGGCACCACATCCCTTTATCCACAATTCTTTTCTCCAGACTCTTCTCCCCCTCAGCCAGTCAGCCTCGCCCACACTCTCACGACAGTTTGGGCGAGACCCTGCGGTTGCCTGCAGTCCTTGGTATTATTGCCTACTATCCCCAGAAGGGCTCTGGTTTTACCTCCTTCAGAGTTAAGGACAGGTCTCAATTCAGTTTTCTGACCCTGGTACCTGACAGcatgtggtgggggcgggggcgggggaggggtggggtgttggggggtgggggttacaTCATGAGAACAATGGCAACCTTGAACTACTGCCTGGAAGGCTGGGGGGAGTGTGTACCTGGATCTCTATACAGAAGATGGGAAGGGGAGCCAGAAAGGAGAAGGCAGGACTTGACAGGTGGACTTCACCACTCTCCCACTGACGGAATTGGGAGAGTCAACTTTCATCCTCTTCAATAATAGGTATCGGTACAGCATAGCTGGGTGGGCGTTGCTcattctccttttaaagttgGCTCTTCCAGCAGGTAGCAATGCTACCAACATGAAAAGCTAGAATGCTAGAAATAGAGCAAGCATAAAGCAATCTTTAGGTAGAATCCGTACGTGCTCAATCAAACAACTTTGTAGATAAAATGCAAAGTAACCAATGCTGCTTTCAGTTGATAATGTTTAAACAtctatatttaaagcaaaataaatacagctGAAAGCTCAGATTGGTGTGGCTGGGGGTCTGGGGCCATTTGTCTGGTGCCTAGTTTGTGCCGGGCTCTGCTACTTATTTGCAGGTGTTGTTATAGTTAAGTTGTAGATACGGTAGtccatgtcttcatttttttttaatgaagaaggaCCATGGGTACAAATTTAGAGACGCCCCTGGTGTAAACAGCTCTCTAAGTAAGCTCCTCTTAATTTCTGTAAAGTTTCAACTACTCTACCAAAAATTAACCTTGAagtcaaatatttataaagaaatcatATCACCTGATCCTtctacatttgtttgtttgcttgttttctgttttgggcgccccacggcatatggagttcctgggccaggggtcagctctgagctgctgttgctacctatgccacacctgtgacagCACTGGTACATTTAAACCATTGTGCCGAGctggtgatcaaacctgtgtcttggtgctgcagagacaccaaaGAGCCCATCACGCCAGGGTAAGAACTCCATCCTTTTGCACTGTTTTAAGATAATAAGAGTAGGGCACAAAGAGTAGACAAATGATTTCACTTCGTGCTGGAGACTCTGCTAAAATCCACAAGTTTCACCTAAGTAAAGGCAACTTCTTCTGTCTTCGTGAAACTTGAATCAGTAACTAATTTCATCCTTTCTACAGATCACTAAAAGGAACCTGCAGGAATATTTGACACAATATGACAGCCCACCAAAATGGCACCATCGCCACTGAGGTTTCACACTTCCTCCTGAATTGCTTTGTCAGGTCCCCCAGCTGGCAGCTCTGGCTgtccctgcccctcagcctcctcttcctcctggccaTGGGGGCCAACGCCACCCTCCTGGTCACCATCCGGCTGGAGGCCTCTCTGCACCAGCCCATGTACTACCTGCTCAGCCTCATAGCCATACTGGACATGGTGCTCTGTCTCACCGTCATCCCCAAGGTCCTGGCCATCTTCTGGTTTGACCTCAGGGCCATCAGCTTCTCTGCCTGCTTCCTCCAGATGTTCATCATGAATTGTTTCTTTGCCATGGAGTCCTGCACCTTCATGGTCATGGCCTacgaccgctatgtggccatctgccaccctctgAGGTACCCATCCATCATCACTGACCAGTTTGTCGCCAAGGCAGCCATCTTTATTTTGGCCAGAAATTTCATTTTCACACTGCCCATCCCCATCCTGTCCTCACGACTCCATTACTGTGGCAGAAATGTCATTGAGAACTGCATCTGTGCCAACATGTCTGTCTCCAGGCTCTCCTGTGACGATGTCACCGTCAATCGCCTCTACCAGTTTGCTGGGGGCTGGACACTGCTGGGCTCTGACCTCATCCTCATCTTCGCCTCCTACACCCTCATCCTGCGGGCCGTGCTCAGACTCAAGGCAGAAGGTGCCGTGGCCAAGGCCCTgggcacctgtggctcccacttcatcctcatcctcttcttcagCACCGTCCTTCTGGTTTTTATCTTCACTCTGCTTGTAAAGAAGAAGGTGCCCCCGGATGTGCCCGTCCTGCTCAATGTCCTCCACCATGTCGTCCCGGCCGCCCTCAACCCCATCGTTTATGGGGTGCGAACCCAGGAGATCAAGCAAGGAATCCAGAGGTTGCTGAAGAAAGGGTGGTGATGAGCACAGCTGAGGCTCATTCCCCCACAGTAGGAGGAGTTTTGGATCCATAATGGATGAGTGGCTTTCTAGGCCTGTAAGTCTGTTTGAGTTTTTCAAGTATgctcatttgtaccttttttttaagatttcacatgcaagcgatatcatgtgatatttgtctttgtctggcttaatTCACCTGAAAAGcgaacttgtggttaccaaaggggaatggtgggggagggataaattaggagtttggggttaatttattcacactactgtatataacattgatagccaacaaggacctactgtagagcacggGGAATTCTACTCAACGTTTTGTAACAACCTGTTAGcaaaaagaatctgcaaaagaatagATGGTGattgatagacagacagacagacggataTAAagttgaatcactgtgctgtacacctgctGAAACGAACACAATATTGGACTTcatgttttaagaaaagaaaatataaaaggaaatataatgaaTGAGTGAGCTGAAATTTCTATCTGTGAGTTTTAATCTCAAACTGGATAAACTGGATCCTATGTTCTCTTCAGGACAACGTCAGTTTCATTTTAAGTCTCTTCCTCTCAGCCTTCATCAGGCATCTCCTTaaccctttctccttttctcccagaCATGTAATCCAAAATTGCCCAAAACCTGAGACTCCTGGGCACATGCTAAAGTTGGACATTTCTACAACTGTTAATCTGTCAAGAGTCTTATATTCCTGAATACACAGCTTTGCAGATTATGTGGGCTGTGTGGTGCGATGTGTTCTTACCCTTGTTTCGACAGAGGGTCCTGAATGGGGGAAAGTTGCAAATGGTGGGAAATTGACTCTTTTTCTCTCACCCTCGACCATCTCATCCGCAGACCTGGTGATCTTTTGTAATGTGCATGGCAAGAGGACAGGATTTTTCCTGCAACAATTAGCAGAGTTTTACTagatttatgtacttatttttttgtctttttgtggcacgtgcaagttcccaggttaggggtcgaatccgagctgttgctgccggcctacaccacaggcacagcaaccccagataaaagctgcatctgtgacctacaccacagctcatggcaacgctgaatccttaactcactgagcgaggccagggatccaatcctcatcctcatagaaaatagtcaggttcgttaaccaccgagccacacgGAAACTCCGAGTTTTACTAGATTTAAGAGACTCCCAATTCTCCTCCCCAGTAGATCTGTGCTTTGGACTTTTATCTTTTGGATTCAGAGTGTCACAGTTCATCGTATGCAAACACCTCAGCCAATGTGTTAAAAGAGTGTAAGGATTGTTATATGCGATCCAGGAAGAATACTAACATATGCATTAGACTATCTGAAGGTTGCTTTTTTATTCTATACACAGATTCTAAGCACATTTTGTATCTTGGGAGTTCTGAAGCTCTTAACACAAAAATGAATAGGATGTTGTTACCCTCAGAAGCTCACATCTTGATTAGGATAAATACAAATCTGATTTTCTTTGTAACAGGAGATAAGAACGGTACCTGCAGGGGCAGAAAGACACAGCAACATAGGAAAGCAGTGGCTAGAGAGTTAGAAGGCTGAGGTGTAAGCCTTGCACCCCCCCCACAAAGGGTTCTTGGGGAAAAGAGGTGTTTCACATACTCACCATCTGTAACCTGAGAACAGCGAACAATTACTTTTAGAAGATCTTTTCTCAATACGAGCTTTTGTGCCTCGACAACAGCTTCTAAGGAAGATCTCTCCATGGTCCAAACCAAGGCTGTCTCCAAAGCCTGAGCCCCTCCCTCTTCATTGGAAGCACTTGCAATACATCCTTGGTGGACTTAAGCCTTCATTCTGCCAAGCTCTGCCCCTTTCGTCTTCTTCTTCATCTCACAGTAAAGAATAACAGACTGTGATTTAAATTACTGCCCCTTCATAACACTGGGAAGTACTACCTGAAAAACGAGCAGGtgctcacatttaaaaaaaataattaatggtaCATAATTCATACTTTAATTGGGGTTAATACATTTCTCAAAAGTGAAAACACAGTCTGTCAAGATCCAAGTTCACACAACAGATAAGCTTTTTCTCTGTTACTTGAAGAGAAACTCCCCCAAATCTCATTCTCGCAAATATTTGACATAAGAAGAATGGTTTGGTTTAAATGTGCATGAATGGATACTGACGGGGGTCCTACAAATAGAAAGATGTGTTTCCAAGGTAAATGTAAGCTGCTCTCTCTTAGGAAATACAAATCGTCCACACGTTTTCGAACTATTGTGTATAAACACCTACTCATCGAGGGCCCCCAAATTGGGAGCCACCCTCTGTACCAGGGTCACCCCGCTTGTTTATCCAACCCAGATCTCTCAAATTAGCTGCGAGATGAAACATGAATGTAAAAAGGGGCACACTGGGGATTTAGAGCCCATACCCCCACCGTCCCAGGACTGAGGAAATTTTATACAAGCTTTGTCTTCCAAGGAATACTgatagttacatttttaaaaatacttgtttgATGGCTTTGCATCTTTTTTTGCAACTTTTACACAGATATAGGACCCATATCAGAGCATTACTGATAGAGTCATCTGATAAACAAGGTGAGCAGGTTAACAATGGCTTTAGTccacaaaaattaagaatttcctcTGAAACAGTCCTCTCCATAAAAAcccacatatttttaaactttcacatgaccaaatttaacaaaaaagaaagcattcaatTATTTccataatgcattttatttaatctagtatacctaaaatattatttcaacaaaGAATACATGTAAGATCATTTAATAACAAATACTGTGCATGCTTTTGCTGTGTGCTGGGTCTctgaaatccagtgtgtattttacatttgAAGGGTGTTTCCCTTGGGACTGCCTGTTTTGAGGACTCAATCGCCACGTGTGGCCACTGGCTGCTATATTGATCAGTGCAACACTGAACGTTTGCTtttcaaaggcaaataaaaaatggGTAGGAGAGTAATTGGGTTGGGGAAAAATGTACCCTTCTTGGGAAAGAGTTACagctgcattcttttttcttggctgGGATCTTGCCCTCTTTTTTATGTCTCActgtgtggaaaaaaggaaaggaggatttTAGAAGAGGCGTGATGACGTCTTTGCCTTAGAACGCCGGCTGACGTGAGCCTCAACCCCAGACCTCCATGTGTGAAGACGAAATGAAGAGAGTGTTCATTTATTGGGTGTTTACAACCTGCAGTCTTCAAATCTTGCAGTGACAGAGCTGAAATGGAGCTTTGGCAGTCACAGAACTTAGTGAAAGATGTAAACAGAAACTTTACTCATGATTAAGTGAAAGCTAATAGCGCTTAGAGTAAACAATGGATGTTACCGTCAAAGGTTTATCAGAAGGTAGATGATAGTAATCATAATTTGTACTTTTTCAACTTCTCTTTATGctcttttgtttccataaaacATATGttctatgaaatatttaatagtgagattattataatttattacaaacatgtgagcagagggagttcctgttgaggctcagtgggttaaggacccgacatggtgtccatgaggatgcaggctcgatccctggccccgctcactgggttaatgacccagcactgccacaagctgcccCATAtatcgcagatgtgacttggatctggcattgctgtggctacaacgtaggctggcagctgctgcttcaatttgacccctagcccaggaacgtccatatgccgtggctgtggccttaaaaaggaaaaataaaaagcacataagCAGGAAACCTGTCTCTTTAAACCAAATCGCcattatctataaaatgtgaaAGCTCAGATTGGGTTGGTGGACCCTTGCCGTTGGCTCACACATTACCCATATTTAGACACTTCCTCCTTTATCCAGAAAGATTAAGACGGACGTTTGCGAGAAGACCCAGCTGGCCCTGGACGTTGGGCTGGGAGAGCACATACAGGGAATGGTCATGACCCTTGAGGCCAGTATTTAGCACCATGTCACCCCCCACATCTGCTTTGACATCTCGTGGCGAGAGACCTCGTTTGCTCCTAAGGTTTGAGCAACGAGTAAATGGGCAAGGTCCGTGTTTACAAGTGCAAAAGCCCTGAACCTGGAAGAGGTGGAAGTCCAAGAACATCCATGGGTAGGAAAGACGTAGCCAAGGAGAACCGAAGGCAGGGATCCAAGAGAGTCACCgcttggaaaagaaaacattatgaaCAAtcttatgccaataaatttgacaaacgTTTGGCAACGAAACAAAATGAACAGATTCTTGAGAGACACAAAGTATTACAACTGAGTATGGTaactaattttatgtgtcaaattgTCTGGGCCTCGAGATGCCCAGGTATTTGGCCAAGTATAACCCACCCTGAGTGTTACTCTAGGTGTCTCTGTGCAGGTGTTTTTGAggagattaatatttaaatcagtgGACTTTGAGCAAAGCAGTTCACAGTGCaggtgggcctcacccaatcagGTGAAGGCATGCCTGGACCAGAAGGTCGACTCTCACCTTGAGCAGGAGAAAATTCTTCAGCTGACGGTCCCAACTTCATCTGCAGCTTTGGCTCTTCCTGATTCTACCTGAGATGCTCATCATGGAACATTAgccctcctgggtctccagcctcaTCACCCTGTCGGTTTTGGAAATGCCAGCCTCCATATTCATGTGAgccaattattttattaatatacactatatacaaaatactgtatgtattttatgtatagtatagattatatagatatgtatgtgtgttccaCACATTTGCACACATACATAAGTGtccataaatatatacattatatatacaatatgtaaataatatcCC from the Sus scrofa isolate TJ Tabasco breed Duroc chromosome 9, Sscrofa11.1, whole genome shotgun sequence genome contains:
- the LOC110262263 gene encoding olfactory receptor 56A3-like, producing MTAHQNGTIATEVSHFLLNCFVRSPSWQLWLSLPLSLLFLLAMGANATLLVTIRLEASLHQPMYYLLSLIAILDMVLCLTVIPKVLAIFWFDLRAISFSACFLQMFIMNCFFAMESCTFMVMAYDRYVAICHPLRYPSIITDQFVAKAAIFILARNFIFTLPIPILSSRLHYCGRNVIENCICANMSVSRLSCDDVTVNRLYQFAGGWTLLGSDLILIFASYTLILRAVLRLKAEGAVAKALGTCGSHFILILFFSTVLLVFIFTLLVKKKVPPDVPVLLNVLHHVVPAALNPIVYGVRTQEIKQGIQRLLKKGW